The stretch of DNA CAAAAACCCGCAAATCTCTAGAATTTCAGTTTTCGAGATGGTGACGAATGGTCCCTCGCCGGACAGTCGCGGATGCGCTTGTGCCGGCAGGGCGGGGGCGTATACTCGAGTAGTCCGCCCATGGCGGATGCTTAACGGTTTCATGTCCGACAGGACGTCAACCGGCCATAAGGGGGTCAGTGCCCGCGTCAGCGCCTCGTAGGGAAGGCTGATGACGCGGGCACTGCTTTATCCGGCCCACCGTTTCTCGTCCTGGCGGCCCGATCGGGCCGATTTTTCTCGCGGTACACCAAAAAATTGCGCCACAGGGCTTGCGCCGGAGCGCGCATGGCCTTAAACTTGAATCTGTATTCAGGTTCAGGTTGGTAGCATGACCAAGCAACGTGAAGCCCCGGCAGAGCCCGTACAGGAGCGTTCTCGCAAGACGATGAACGACATCCTGGACGCCGCCGAGGCGTTGTTGACCAAGTCATCCATCGACCGCGTGGGTATTGCGGAAATCGCGGCAAAAGCCGGTGTGGCAGCAGGCAGCTTCTACACCCGCTTTGTCGACAAGGAAGATCTCCTGGCGCGGTTGTTCGAGCGCTATGTCGAAGATCTCCATCGCACCAAGGACGAGGTGGTACCGCAGCTGGAACAGGAAGAGCGACTGGAGCGTCGACTCGAGATTGTCATCGAAGCGGTGACCAACCTGTTCACCAACCGCCGCGGTGTGGTGCGGTCCGTGATCATGAAGATCCGCCACGACCCTGATTACCAGAACCCCGAGATGATGCAGGAATTCCTCGGGTTCTATGACCTCGCCGGCCAGTTGCTGGTTGGTGATGGCCGGGAAGTGAGAGCGAAGAACCCGGCTGCCGCAGGCCGTTTCTGCATGCAGCTGATCGCCTCCTTCAGCCGCGACGCCATTCTGTTCGAGGAGTTTCCCGTGCAGATGGCATCGCCGAGCAAGGACCCGGCGTTCAAGGTCGCGCTAAAACAGGCCTGCCTCGGCGTTTTGCGAGGCGTCTGATAAAGCGTCCTTGACCTGCAAAGGTTTCATTTTTTCCAAGGCCGGAAGGAATGGATGGGTGGATGTCATCCCCCCCGAGTGTCAGACAAGTGCAGCGTTTTCTCCCCCTT from Gammaproteobacteria bacterium encodes:
- a CDS encoding TetR/AcrR family transcriptional regulator, which gives rise to MTKQREAPAEPVQERSRKTMNDILDAAEALLTKSSIDRVGIAEIAAKAGVAAGSFYTRFVDKEDLLARLFERYVEDLHRTKDEVVPQLEQEERLERRLEIVIEAVTNLFTNRRGVVRSVIMKIRHDPDYQNPEMMQEFLGFYDLAGQLLVGDGREVRAKNPAAAGRFCMQLIASFSRDAILFEEFPVQMASPSKDPAFKVALKQACLGVLRGV